A genomic region of Ornithorhynchus anatinus isolate Pmale09 chromosome 7, mOrnAna1.pri.v4, whole genome shotgun sequence contains the following coding sequences:
- the LOC100073692 gene encoding 7,8-dihydro-8-oxoguanine triphosphatase-like, whose amino-acid sequence MFSSRLITLVLVVKRQEVLLGYKKCGFGAERWNGFGGKVQDGETIEEGAKRELLEESWLTVDTLQKIGHITFEFLGNSELMDVHVFRTDSFHGNPTESDEMHPQWFKLDQVPFNEMWPDDIYWFPLLLQKKFRGYFKFQGHDVILDYTLNEVETV is encoded by the coding sequence atgTTCTCGTCCAGGCTCATCACCTTGGTCCTGGTTGTGAAACGACAGGAAGTTCTCCTCGGATATAAAAAATGTGGCTTCGGAGCCGAGCGATGGAATGGCTTCGGGGGAAAGGTGCAAGACGGGGAGACGATCGAGGAAGGAGCCAAGAGGGAATTGCTGGAGGAGAGTTGGCTGACAGTGGACACCTTACAGAAGATAGGTCACATCACATTTGAATTCCTTGGCAACTCTGAGCTAATGGATGTCCATGTCTTCCGCACAGATAGTTTTCATGGAAATCCAACTGAGAGTGACGAAATGCATCCTCAGTGGTTCAAACTGGATCAGGTGCCTTTCAATGAAATGTGGCCAGATGACATCTACTGGTTTCCACTACTGCTCCAAAAGAAGTTCCGGGGATACTTTAAGTTTCAAGGGCATGATGTCATCCTGGACTACACCCTGAATGAAGTGGAAACAGTCTAA